A window of Ooceraea biroi isolate clonal line C1 chromosome 9, Obir_v5.4, whole genome shotgun sequence genomic DNA:
acatatttagacttttttaattattacgataatGAATCGAAGTCTCTTCGAACGTTTCCTGGCGTATCGTTGCCGGCATGAAGCTGTGAAGGTTATGTTTCCTATTTCACTCACCAGAGAGATATCCGTTTCTTGGGATAATCTTGTCGCTCCAGTAGGCTGAGGAAGTACGGCAATGTGTGCGCCTTGTTTCTGACCAGAATCGCGATTAACACGGTCGGTTCTTTTGTGTTTACGTCACATGTAACTAACCGCGTAAGAttgataaaaaagtaaatgaaaaaatatcctCGAAGCACCATCGTAATACGCATCGTCTGAAACGGGCTCGCGTAATACCATTTCATGTTATCTATCTAAAATGATGTAAATGCAACAACGAAAATTGCCGAGAGACGATACGATCTTTTCTAACATTACTTGCTACTCACCACGCGTGGGTGTACGCAATCGGTAAAACAGGGAGGATTAGATCAACATCCACAATACTCCTTACGTTACTTTTCTTATCCTATTCTTGTaatgtacaaatattgtatcaatttcaattttcaattatgttttatgcaaaaatagcAGAAATTTGTACCATTCACACTAAACTCGTATTGTACATCGATTGACAAAGTTATTTCTGTTTGTTCCTTTGGCATTCCATCACTCAACTCTCTACCATGGGATCATGAGTCTCCTTTGCTTCCTTCGATGCCTTCTTCTTTTGTGCGTAACTAAGTTTGACTTTGTCAAATTCCAGAATCATTATGCCCAAATCACCGCTATATCTATTCTTGGCAATCTAAGTGTACAGTGAAATGACGTTAGTTTTAAtactgtaataatttaaattattctcgATATTAGAGAATATATCGTCTAACATTTGCATAGACATTTacctgtaaatatttttttcctcttaTACTAGTGAGCCTCTTGTCTTGTATAATCAAGACATTGTCCGCTTCTTGACTCGCTTTGGCACTGCCAAAAATAGATAGAGTCGTCAGTTCCTCTTCTCGCTCCTTCCTCGGATGTATCACCAGAGTAACGTGGCAGTTGTACTTGGTGGCAAAATTCCTAAACTCTGCTATAATCTTGTCCTGTTTCCAAAATCTGTGATATAACGCTGTATAAATTGGAATTTCAACTCGTCCATAAGAGCAAAACGTTTGTCTCACCTGTCAAACTGCCTCGACTCGTCTGATATGCCCATCATGAATTGCATGTTGTCAATTATCACATGCGCTATGTCGTGTACGTACGTTGCATGCTGAACTGCCTGAGATAAGCAAATAAGGAGGAACGATTACTTTTGCACGTAATACATGAACTTGTTTCGTTCATACATAATCTAACATGTGTGGTCATACATCCATAACAACTTTGATGTTCTGTTGACCGTGAAAAGTCATAAAGTAAATCGGTAACTTGTTGAAAGCGTCCGCGTACGTGTTAAATTTGTCCAGATTCTCCTCCAGagacacttctgccatttgtTGAAGCATGGTTTTAGCCAATCGAGCGTTTCTGATCTCAAAGCTGCCCCATAGCGTATTGACCCCCTGCATCGCTAAATCCAACGAATACTCGCTCATGAATGTAGTTTTGCCACAGCCTAAAAGTATATATCGACAtgcagaaaattataaaatcataaaagtaatttgaaaaaaattgttgatTAGAAAACTTTTCAAAAGTATTGTATACTTTTGCAAATAGCATCATTCtttataatgcaaataatttaatctagCGCTGTCTTACCAGTTGGACCAGTCAGGATTGTGAACTCTCCCCTTCTGTGGCCCTTCAACATTCGATTCAGAGCAGGATACCGCTTCCATTTTACACCTTGAACCTTGTCTATGTTTTGCAGATCGCACAACACGTCCTGCCTAAGATCGTCGAAAGTAGTGATGCTCTTATGCCATATCGGCTGCGCATTAGTCAGAATGCTCTTCAGGTCGTAGCCCTTGTCAGCGGCCAGCTTCGGTCTGGGTTGCGTATCGATCGGTCTCACGAAGTAGCATCTCTTCTCGTTTAGCTTCTTAGCGAACTGCCTGGCCGTGTACCAGCTCGGTTCGTCGTTTCCGAACCACAGGATCAACTTCTTGTAGTTCTCCAAGCTCGGCAGTACCTGTTGTGGCAAATTCTGTAGATTGTACGGCAAACAAACGATCAAGTTTGCTGCCCGTTGTGCCACTAACGCCAGTAAATCATGTATCGTTGGCACAACGATCGCGGTTCCATCGCTTCTGCTGTTTTTTTGCTTGTACGTGACGACTCCAGCAGCGTTATAAGTAGGCACAGTTTGTTCAAATTCTGGTTTACTAGAGAGGGTCTTGTAACCTACGACGGTATTGCTGAAAGCAATTAATGGAAAATGCAGTAACGCTGGTGCGCCTGCGTATACGCCATTCAACTGGTGGATGTCCTGTTGTGAAACTTTCTGCAACAGTTGATTAACGTATGATGTTACATGTAAATAAATACGATTATACACACAAGTCATATTGATCTAAATATCTTACTGGCAGAGAGAATGTGTGAAGAATCTCCTTGTATACATCTGGAGACACAGTTGCAACTTGTTGATTGGATTTTAATATACTATCCCACTCCGAAACATGATCTTCTTGAACTCTCATGGCACTTTTTAGAGTCTCCAGCTCTTTCGCTGTATTATCCGATTTGATTGATCTTGTTAACAAGAACTTTTCCAATATGTTCCACTCACCTTTCGAACAACATTTCTCACATATAAAGTATCCTGAAACAaacaatttttgtaaaaagaatCGTTTggcattttattgtatatctCATAATGTCGTTTCTTACctgttgttttattaataaaaacctTTGACTTTTTGGATTTTTCTGACTCACATATAGGACACTCTATAGTTATGCATGCATGTCCTTCAACAGTGGCAATTTGTCTCTGCTTCAAtgtttgttttatttgatataatgAAATTCCAGGTACCGGGTCATTGATTATACTACTGTCGTGCTGATAGAGACGACAGTACATCCGAAATCTTAAGCATCGTCCTCCAATTAAAGGACGCATTAATAGCTTCAAAGACATCCTAGTCTTCAATCTTAAAATATCAGTCAAAAGATCATAAAAAATGACTAAAACGCGATAgcatttatacttttcaataaaggTACTtccgtcatcatcatcatcatcatcatctagTCATTTCAAAGTTATCACTTTTGTCAGTAACCAAATACTGCATTTTGTCAGATGGAAAATCTTTTTATCCGCAATGTctcaattttatcaaatactATCAACATTAATGTACATTcagtataaattttgtaacattACTATTGTTTACATCATTTATCGGCTTGCCTTTTTCATCGCTTTCCTCGTGTCACGTATTACGATACATAATACTTAGAATCGGATGATGATTCTATGCTCAAGTCAGTACGTTCACTGACTAATCTCAAACAGAATCATCACTTTATAATCCATAATTAAAACACTATAATACTGTTTACTTGCATATAACGTATTTAGCGGCAATAATGCAAAACCAACGTGTGTAGCACGTGGTATATTACGATCATGGTCTTATATACAGGTCTGAAAACTTCAGAGGTGGAGATGGATCATTTTGTgtgtcattttttatttctttagtagCCACTAGAGGCGTTGCGATCGATGTTCGCAGGATGACGAGGGACGTCAGAGGCCGGGGGAATATCTGTCCGTCTTTATTCCACTCGTAGTCTTCacaaaacaatatgataaattaataacgctttaaataatttaagactataaatgaattagtgaaatatgtatatgaaataaaattaagtttttattctcaaaattaagtgtgaataaaaacgaatccttccgtgatggaaaaaaatgtaataaaatttgttgaaatgtatttgaaactctgtcaattgacctcgattcattaacatttcatcataaatttttatattttattataattttcgtattttattataaattttatatctaatattccaaaagtttgaaaatttatgatgaaatgataatgaaccgggatcaattgatagagattttcaaatacattttagcaaaattttattatattttttccatcaggattttatgtttaaatctgtcctttatctttttattttatttttgcgggtaatagctttttctcactttttccaagtaacaatgtctttcggcactcgaaataaagaacgtttctgctcggttctactgccggtcttgcaattcggtaccgcacaccatttcgtcatttcaataaacgtttcgataacttttgtagtcaataaccgtttttcaataagagtcatgaacacacgtgggttcttatctccggtttttcaggttatatttatctgcggacatcgatgacagcgacgagtagtggttatgctagaaactaaatgtgtcttcaaaaagcggccatactcccaccactgaaattagaggtagtttccagacctgtatgtAAGACCATGATTACGATACTACTCATTACTGTACCACCACTGTACAAGATTCAAAGGAGAAAACTACTTCATGTGCACAACGTACATCCTGAACTATGTAGTCAACGTCCAGAAATTTGTTCGGTTGATAAATCTTTATCGATAGTGGATAAATATTTCGAGTCAATGCATTGTTAAAGTTTGCGAAAATAGATACCTAGGTGGCGcacgtttaaaatatttcctcgTTTTatgttttgtaattattacattgcAGCCAATATagttatacataattaaaacagCGATAagcgataaataataacagaACGTtagaagaatattatttcgtcCATTATATATCATGTCAGTTTAAACTGGATCTTCCAATTTACAAATCGTCGTCGCACGTGCACTTAATCTAACCTTCAAGTGTTTCGTGACACATTTCAAGATCGCAGTGAATAATCGCATTATTTTCGTGTTATTTTCGGCGAACATGGTCGTGCCGTGTGCGGACATTATCGAAGATATCGAGGATCTGATCGCGTCGCAAGACATAACGCCCAAGGAGAGATACAGCTCGAGGAAGCGCGTTACGATACGACCGAAACGACAGCAGCAGCTGCAGGAAGACGTGCCACAACCGCGTGACTTATCGAGCGTGATACCCGGCACGCAGACGATCTATGTAAAGACATGGGGATGTACGCATAACAGTTCGGACACCGAGTATATGGCTGGTCAGTTGGCGGCATATGGTTACAATTTGACGGATGACAAGCTCAAGGCGGGCCTGTGGCTCCTAAATTCGTGTACCGTGAAGAGTCCTGCGGAGGATCAGTTCAAGAATGAGATTAATCATGGCAAAAAAATGGGCAAACACATCGTGGTCGCTGGGTATGTAGTGCATGGTGATAGCAAAGGAACGAGAGATGAATTGTTGCTGCACAGAAGATGAATAACTGATTagtgtattaattataagtgTATTAGATTGTAATCTTATGAcctgcaaattttaattttaatacttgtgtttttttgaaattaatacataaaagttTGGGCAGCAGTTTATTTCTCTGTTTTGAGAAACAAATTATCACGATACTTCAAAGGTCCAAATTGAAATGTAATGTCATACATAATGGTCCAATGCTACTTTTTAAAGTTTTCAACGAAAAGTTACATAAAATGTCAATTTGTACCTTTAATACATCTTATTCATTTTTCACAGATGTGTGCCACAAGGTGCTCCAAAGTCCTCCTTCCTGCAGGGATTGAGCATAATCGGCGTGCAACAGATCGACCGAGTGGTCGAAGTCGTGGAGGAAACTTTGAAAGGTAACACGGTGAGGTTTCTGCATCAAAAGAAGGACGCTGGCAAGAAGGTGGGCGGTGCCTCTCTGAGCTTACCAAAGGTGCGGCGAAATCCGCTGATCGAAATCATAGCAATAAACACGGGCTGCTTGAATCAGTGCACCTACTGCAAGACGAAGCACGCGCGCGGAGAACTGGGCAGTTATCCACCAGCAGAGATAGTGGAGCGAGCTAGGCAGGCGTTTGACGAGGGCATATGCGAGTTATGGTTGACGTCAGAGGACACCGGTGCTTACGGTCGCGACATCGGTACCAGCTTACCGGAATTGTTGTGGCAACTGGTGAACGTGATCCCCGAGGGCTGCATGATGCGCGTTGGTATGACCAACCCACCATACATTCTGGAGCACTTGGACGAGATGGCTAAGATCCTACGACATCCACGAGTCTATGGTTTCCTGCACGTCCCAGTGCAGTCGGGCAGCGATCAAGTGTTGGCCGATATGAAGCGCGAGTACACGCGCGCCGAATTCGAGCACGTGGTGAATTTCCTAAGTGAGCGGGTACCGGGTTTGACCATAGCCACGGACATCATCTGCGGTTTTCCCACGGAGACCGAGGCGGACTTCGAGGAAACGATGACGCTCTGCCAGAAGTACAGGTTTCCGAGTCTGTTTATCAATCAGTTCTTTCCTCGACCAGGTACACCCGCCGCTAGGATGCCGAAGGTGCCTGCGCAGCAGGTGAAGGCGAGAACGAAACGACTATCCGAGTTCTTCCAGTCGTACGAGCCTTATGGTCACAAAGTGGGACTGGTGCAGAAAGTGCTGGTGACGGAAATATCGCACGATAAACGACATTACGTAGgtcacaataaattttatgaacaAGTGCTGGTCCCCATGAGGGAGAAGTACATGGGAAAGATGATTGACGTGAGGATCACGGAAGCAACGAAGTTTTCCATGAAGGGAGAACCGATTAGCGAAGGCGTGTCACCAGCACTGAAGTCTCCTCTACCATTGGGAATCGTTTCTGGAATGCCAGTACAGACAAAACCGACGTCGAAATACACGCTAGCGACGTTTATGGCGATATTCTTTGCTGTGATATTTAGGATACTatggaaattttttatttaaaaacgtatGTGCACAATTTAtcttataagatattttttcaagttatttaaagattatgtaaatttattatatagatact
This region includes:
- the LOC105277367 gene encoding twinkle protein, mitochondrial isoform X1; the protein is MSLKLLMRPLIGGRCLRFRMYCRLYQHDSSIINDPVPGISLYQIKQTLKQRQIATVEGHACITIECPICESEKSKKSKVFINKTTGYFICEKCCSKGEWNILEKFLLTRSIKSDNTAKELETLKSAMRVQEDHVSEWDSILKSNQQVATVSPDVYKEILHTFSLPKVSQQDIHQLNGVYAGAPALLHFPLIAFSNTVVGYKTLSSKPEFEQTVPTYNAAGVVTYKQKNSRSDGTAIVVPTIHDLLALVAQRAANLIVCLPYNLQNLPQQVLPSLENYKKLILWFGNDEPSWYTARQFAKKLNEKRCYFVRPIDTQPRPKLAADKGYDLKSILTNAQPIWHKSITTFDDLRQDVLCDLQNIDKVQGVKWKRYPALNRMLKGHRRGEFTILTGPTGCGKTTFMSEYSLDLAMQGVNTLWGSFEIRNARLAKTMLQQMAEVSLEENLDKFNTYADAFNKLPIYFMTFHGQQNIKVVMDAVQHATYVHDIAHVIIDNMQFMMGISDESRQFDRFWKQDKIIAEFRNFATKYNCHVTLVIHPRKEREEELTTLSIFGSAKASQEADNVLIIQDKRLTSIRGKKYLQIAKNRYSGDLGIMILEFDKVKLSYAQKKKASKEAKETHDPMVES
- the LOC105277367 gene encoding twinkle protein, mitochondrial isoform X2; the protein is MSLKLLMRPLIGGRCLRFRMYCRLYQHDSSIINDPVPGISLYQIKQTLKQRQIATVEGHACITIECPICESEKSKKSKVFINKTTGYFICEKCCSKGEWNILEKFLLTRSIKSDNTAKELETLKSAMRVQEDHVSEWDSILKSNQQVATVSPDVYKEILHTFSLPKVSQQDIHQLNGVYAGAPALLHFPLIAFSNTVVGYKTLSSKPEFEQTVPTYNAAGVVTYKQKNSRSDGTAIVVPTIHDLLALVAQRAANLIVCLPYNLQNLPQQVLPSLENYKKLILWFGNDEPSWYTARQFAKKLNEKRCYFVRPIDTQPRPKLAADKGYDLKSILTNAQPIWHKSITTFDDLRQDVLCDLQNIDKVQGVKWKRYPALNRMLKGHRRGEFTILTGPTAMQGVNTLWGSFEIRNARLAKTMLQQMAEVSLEENLDKFNTYADAFNKLPIYFMTFHGQQNIKVVMDAVQHATYVHDIAHVIIDNMQFMMGISDESRQFDRFWKQDKIIAEFRNFATKYNCHVTLVIHPRKEREEELTTLSIFGSAKASQEADNVLIIQDKRLTSIRGKKYLQIAKNRYSGDLGIMILEFDKVKLSYAQKKKASKEAKETHDPMVES
- the LOC105277367 gene encoding twinkle protein, mitochondrial isoform X3, with amino-acid sequence MSLKLLMRPLIGGRCLRFRMYCRLYQHDSSIINDPVPGISLYQIKQTLKQRQIATVEGHACITIECPICESEKSKKSKVFINKTTGYFICEKCCSKGEWNILEKFLLTRSIKSDNTAKELETLKSAMRVQEDHVSEWDSILKSNQQVATVSPDVYKEILHTFSLPKVSQQDIHQLNGVYAGAPALLHFPLIAFSNTVVGYKTLSSKPEFEQTVPTYNAAGVVTYKQKNSRSDGTAIVVPTIHDLLALVAQRAANLIVCLPYNLQNLPQQVLPSLENYKKLILWFGNDEPSWYTARQFAKKLNEKRCYFVRPIDTQPRPKLAADKGYDLKSILTNAQPIWHKSITTFDDLRQDVLCDLQNIDKVQGVKWKRYPALNRMLKGHRRGEFTILTGPTGCGKTTFMSEYSLDLAMQGVNTLWGSFEIRNARLAKTMLQQMAEVSLEENLDKFNTYADAFNKLPIYFMTFHGQQNIKVVMDAVQHATYVHDIAHVIIDNMQFMMGISDESRQFDSVISQILETGQDYSRV
- the LOC105277367 gene encoding twinkle protein, mitochondrial isoform X4, encoding MSLKLLMRPLIGGRCLRFRMYCRLYQHDSSIINDPVPGISLYQIKQTLKQRQIATVEGHACITIECPICESEKSKKSKVFINKTTGYFICEKCCSKGEWNILEKFLLTRSIKSDNTAKELETLKSAMRVQEDHVSEWDSILKSNQQVATVSPDVYKEILHTFSLPKVSQQDIHQLNGVYAGAPALLHFPLIAFSNTVVGYKTLSSKPEFEQTVPTYNAAGVVTYKQKNSRSDGTAIVVPTIHDLLALVAQRAANLIVCLPYNLQNLPQQVLPSLENYKKLILWFGNDEPSWYTARQFAKKLNEKRCYFVRPIDTQPRPKLAADKGYDLKSILTNAQPIWHKSITTFDDLRQDVLCDLQNIDKVQGVKWKRYPALNRMLKGHRRGEFTILTGPTGCGKTTFMSEYSLDLAMQGVNTLWGSFEIRNARLAKTMLQQMAEVSLEENLDKFNTYADAFNKLPIYFMTFHGQQNIKVVMDAVQHATYVHDIAHVIIDNMQFMMGISDESRQFDRTRL
- the LOC105277357 gene encoding threonylcarbamoyladenosine tRNA methylthiotransferase: MVVPCADIIEDIEDLIASQDITPKERYSSRKRVTIRPKRQQQLQEDVPQPRDLSSVIPGTQTIYVKTWGCTHNSSDTEYMAGQLAAYGYNLTDDKLKAGLWLLNSCTVKSPAEDQFKNEINHGKKMGKHIVVAGCVPQGAPKSSFLQGLSIIGVQQIDRVVEVVEETLKGNTVRFLHQKKDAGKKVGGASLSLPKVRRNPLIEIIAINTGCLNQCTYCKTKHARGELGSYPPAEIVERARQAFDEGICELWLTSEDTGAYGRDIGTSLPELLWQLVNVIPEGCMMRVGMTNPPYILEHLDEMAKILRHPRVYGFLHVPVQSGSDQVLADMKREYTRAEFEHVVNFLSERVPGLTIATDIICGFPTETEADFEETMTLCQKYRFPSLFINQFFPRPGTPAARMPKVPAQQVKARTKRLSEFFQSYEPYGHKVGLVQKVLVTEISHDKRHYVGHNKFYEQVLVPMREKYMGKMIDVRITEATKFSMKGEPISEGVSPALKSPLPLGIVSGMPVQTKPTSKYTLATFMAIFFAVIFRILWKFFI